A genomic window from Methanofastidiosum sp. includes:
- a CDS encoding phosphoadenosine phosphosulfate reductase family protein, whose protein sequence is MGTLFFDQKIQESIDFIKGHEPQEGYTVKFSGGKDSIVLLDLVKKAGVKYQAYYNQTTIDPPELTRFILRHYPEVKWIRPKRNFFQWLERVGLPTKTKRWCCTKLKHILLKGAKHVLLGVRSEESYKRARRGQINSNKETRTTDYYPIFFWTEAEIWEYIEQEKLPYPSLYDEGFSRLGCVICPFVCRPGVLELHKKRWPKFYDIFEQTVERFYERKREWFINHRVHSAKQLLDYWYHSEASTAAKEKIEKQLALFHKL, encoded by the coding sequence ATGGGCACATTATTTTTCGACCAAAAAATCCAAGAGTCCATAGATTTCATAAAAGGACACGAACCACAGGAAGGCTACACAGTTAAATTCTCTGGTGGCAAAGACAGTATCGTTTTACTTGATCTCGTAAAAAAAGCAGGGGTAAAGTATCAGGCATATTACAATCAGACCACCATAGACCCACCAGAACTTACGAGGTTTATACTTAGACACTATCCAGAGGTAAAATGGATACGTCCGAAGAGAAACTTTTTTCAGTGGCTTGAAAGAGTGGGACTGCCGACCAAGACAAAGAGATGGTGTTGTACCAAATTAAAACACATACTGCTCAAGGGAGCCAAGCACGTATTACTTGGTGTACGTTCTGAGGAATCTTACAAGCGTGCAAGGAGAGGGCAGATTAACTCAAACAAGGAAACAAGGACGACAGATTACTATCCCATATTTTTCTGGACAGAAGCAGAAATATGGGAATACATAGAACAGGAAAAACTTCCTTATCCTTCTCTGTATGATGAAGGATTTAGTCGTCTTGGTTGTGTGATATGTCCTTTTGTGTGTAGACCTGGAGTACTTGAATTACATAAAAAAAGATGGCCAAAATTTTATGACATATTTGAGCAGACAGTAGAAAGGTTTTACGAGCGAAAGAGGGAGTGGTTTATAAATCATCGAGTACATTCAGCAAAGCAGTTACTTGATTACTGGTATCATTCAGAAGCAAGCACAGCAGCAAAAGAAAAAATAGAAAAGCAACTTGCATTATTTCACAAACTTTAA